The Pirellulimonas nuda genome includes a region encoding these proteins:
- a CDS encoding AraC family transcriptional regulator — MPPSSTPKVALLEEASRGFGRALLKGVAHYIRVHGPWSIHLQPTATSRVVPDLDAWEGDGVIARVETPQALDVLRKINKPTVLVDAEPDWDLGNGEWPVARVASDSLAAARMAAAHLVERGFSEFAFLGSAQRVWSHRRERAFTEAIRLAGHEARVFDLPTSGKRRPWAKELRHLADWVEQLPRPIGVMTANDDRGRQLLDACRLAGVRCPEDIAVIGVDDDLLLCELSDPPLSSIALNAERGGFQAAETLDRMMQGKAPPQDEMLVEALHVVERRSTDSLAIAQPEVVAALRFIHAHRDKHVSVDEVAAHVGVPRRTLEIRFREQLGRTILNEVQRVRLDHAKRLLQESDLPIPAVAQASGFSSASYLIQVFRAKVGITPAKYRDCHRL, encoded by the coding sequence ATGCCTCCCAGCAGCACCCCGAAGGTTGCATTGCTTGAAGAGGCGTCTCGAGGGTTCGGTCGGGCGCTGCTCAAGGGGGTTGCGCACTACATACGCGTGCACGGGCCGTGGAGCATTCACCTTCAGCCCACGGCGACCTCGCGCGTGGTCCCAGACTTGGACGCCTGGGAGGGGGACGGGGTGATCGCCCGCGTTGAGACCCCCCAAGCCCTGGACGTGCTGCGGAAGATCAACAAGCCCACGGTGCTGGTCGATGCAGAGCCCGATTGGGACCTGGGCAATGGCGAGTGGCCGGTCGCCCGCGTAGCCAGCGATTCGCTCGCCGCGGCCCGGATGGCCGCGGCCCACCTGGTGGAGCGGGGGTTCAGCGAGTTCGCCTTTCTGGGCTCGGCACAGCGGGTATGGTCGCACCGTCGCGAGCGGGCTTTCACCGAAGCCATCCGGCTGGCGGGCCACGAGGCACGCGTGTTCGACCTGCCGACCTCCGGCAAACGCCGGCCGTGGGCCAAGGAGCTCCGCCACCTGGCGGATTGGGTAGAACAGCTCCCCCGGCCGATCGGCGTGATGACCGCCAACGACGACCGGGGGCGACAGTTGCTTGACGCTTGCCGGCTGGCGGGCGTACGCTGCCCCGAAGACATCGCGGTGATCGGCGTCGACGACGACCTGCTGTTGTGCGAGCTCTCCGATCCCCCGCTCAGCAGCATCGCCTTGAACGCCGAACGCGGGGGGTTCCAAGCGGCCGAGACGCTCGACCGGATGATGCAGGGCAAGGCGCCCCCGCAGGACGAGATGCTTGTCGAAGCGCTCCACGTAGTCGAGCGACGCAGCACCGACAGCCTGGCGATCGCCCAGCCCGAAGTAGTGGCGGCGCTCAGGTTTATCCACGCCCACCGCGACAAGCACGTGTCGGTGGACGAAGTAGCCGCCCACGTCGGCGTCCCGCGGCGCACGCTGGAGATCCGCTTCCGCGAGCAGTTGGGGCGGACGATCTTGAACGAGGTCCAGCGCGTGCGGCTCGACCACGCCAAGCGGCTGCTGCAAGAAAGCGACCTGCCGATCCCCGCGGTTGCCCAGGCCAGCGGCTTTAGTTCCGCCAGCTACCTGATCCAGGTCTTCCGCGCCAAGGTCGGCATCACGCCGGCCAAGTACCGCGACTGCCACCGGCTGTAG
- a CDS encoding PQQ-binding-like beta-propeller repeat protein, whose amino-acid sequence MPARLGGLILALAAAQPAFTQQPADGRGASDAPTSLSTRATGSDWPDFLGPHRDGKSAETGLALGFSGEGPPIVWRCDLGQSYAAPTVALGRLLHFGRHGDQARLTCRNAETGDELWTIEHPTDFTDMLGYNNGPRASPVVDGGRAYTMSADGVLQCVTLADGKLVWRIDTTEKFGVVKNFFGVGGTPVVWGELLIANIGGSPAGSPSDVYAASGRVEGNGTGIVAFNKRTGEVVWQATDELASYSSPIIHQHAGQTWLLALARGGLVGLNPADGAVRFEFAWRSRKLESVNASTPVAAGDRVFISEAYEPGGAVLRLTDAQPEVVWSDGERRRDKSMELHWNTPVLLDGYLYGSSGQHAGQAELRCVEFATGRVAWGEPGLGRASLLLADGKLICLSEDGTLRLLKATPDAYTQLAEWTPRSADGEPLLGYPAWAAPVLSHGLLYVRGADRLLCLDVSGGRTLKNN is encoded by the coding sequence ATGCCTGCCCGCCTCGGTGGATTGATCCTCGCGCTGGCCGCCGCGCAGCCGGCGTTCACCCAGCAGCCGGCCGATGGACGGGGGGCGTCCGACGCTCCCACGTCTCTGTCGACCCGCGCCACGGGCAGCGACTGGCCAGACTTCCTCGGGCCGCACCGCGACGGCAAGTCGGCCGAGACCGGCCTGGCGCTGGGCTTCTCCGGCGAAGGCCCGCCGATCGTGTGGCGGTGCGACCTGGGGCAGAGCTACGCCGCCCCCACGGTCGCGCTCGGCCGGCTGTTGCACTTCGGCCGGCACGGCGATCAAGCACGGCTCACCTGCCGCAACGCGGAGACGGGCGACGAGCTGTGGACCATCGAACACCCGACCGACTTCACCGACATGCTGGGCTACAACAACGGGCCGCGGGCCTCGCCCGTGGTCGACGGCGGGCGTGCGTACACGATGAGCGCCGACGGCGTGCTGCAGTGCGTCACGCTGGCCGATGGCAAGCTCGTGTGGCGGATCGACACCACCGAGAAGTTTGGCGTGGTGAAGAACTTCTTCGGCGTTGGCGGCACGCCGGTAGTGTGGGGCGAGCTGCTGATCGCAAACATCGGCGGCAGCCCCGCCGGCAGCCCCAGCGACGTGTACGCCGCCAGCGGCCGGGTGGAGGGGAACGGAACGGGGATCGTCGCCTTCAACAAACGCACGGGCGAGGTCGTCTGGCAGGCGACCGACGAGCTCGCCTCGTACTCCAGCCCCATCATCCACCAGCACGCCGGGCAGACCTGGCTCTTGGCGTTGGCGCGGGGCGGGCTGGTTGGTTTGAACCCGGCTGACGGCGCGGTGCGGTTCGAGTTTGCGTGGCGGTCGCGGAAGCTGGAGAGCGTGAACGCCTCGACCCCCGTCGCCGCCGGCGACCGGGTGTTTATCTCCGAGGCCTACGAGCCGGGCGGCGCGGTGCTCAGGCTCACCGACGCTCAGCCGGAGGTTGTCTGGAGCGACGGCGAGCGCCGACGCGACAAGTCGATGGAGCTCCACTGGAACACGCCGGTCTTGCTCGATGGTTACTTGTACGGCTCTAGCGGGCAGCACGCCGGCCAGGCCGAGTTGCGGTGCGTTGAGTTCGCCACGGGGCGTGTGGCGTGGGGCGAGCCGGGGCTGGGCCGCGCGTCGCTGCTGCTGGCCGATGGGAAGTTGATCTGCTTGAGCGAAGACGGCACGCTGCGTCTGCTCAAGGCGACGCCCGACGCGTACACCCAGCTCGCCGAGTGGACGCCACGCAGCGCCGATGGCGAGCCGTTGCTGGGCTACCCCGCGTGGGCGGCGCCCGTGCTCAGTCATGGGTTGTTGTATGTGCGCGGGGCGGACCGGCTGCTGTGTTTGGATGTGAGCGGCGGTCGGACGCTCAAGAATAATTGA
- a CDS encoding GNAT family N-acetyltransferase, protein MNVITADLANDSHAWAVLSLTDAYARDPMGNGRPLAGDVCERLGPALREHPTTVVLLAYDGDTPVGIATCFLGFSTFAARPLLNVHDLSVLPSHRGQGVGRMLLDAVADKARGLGCCKVTLEVLEANPARRIYEAAGFQQVSYGQGAGGALFLSKPLDPPTP, encoded by the coding sequence ATGAACGTCATCACCGCCGACCTCGCCAACGATTCCCATGCCTGGGCGGTGCTCTCGCTCACAGACGCCTACGCACGCGACCCCATGGGCAACGGCCGGCCGCTGGCCGGCGACGTCTGCGAGCGCCTCGGCCCGGCGCTCCGCGAACACCCCACCACCGTGGTGCTGCTGGCGTACGACGGCGATACGCCCGTCGGCATCGCCACCTGCTTCCTCGGCTTCAGCACCTTCGCGGCCCGTCCGCTGCTGAACGTCCACGACCTGTCGGTCCTGCCGTCGCACCGCGGCCAGGGGGTCGGCCGGATGCTGCTCGACGCGGTCGCTGACAAGGCCCGGGGGCTCGGCTGCTGCAAGGTCACGCTCGAAGTGCTCGAAGCAAACCCCGCCCGCCGGATCTACGAAGCAGCCGGATTTCAGCAGGTCTCCTACGGCCAGGGTGCGGGCGGGGCGTTGTTCTTGAGCAAGCCGCTGGACCCGCCGACCCCGTAG
- a CDS encoding SulP family inorganic anion transporter — protein MLNLFRLQERNVKNDVLSGLTVALALVPEAVAFAFVAGVSPIIGLYSAFFIGLLASIFGGRPGMISGATGAMAVVVVSLVGVHGIEYLFPAVMLCGVLQVLAGFGKLGMLIRMVPHSVVLGFVNGLAIVIFMAQFGSFQTINGLGRLSYIQGPALWIMAGLTALTMAIIWLLPKLTRAVPASLAAILVVTGLSVALNHSLDPGLAAENQPRVVLTVGDMLLTNAKAQAADEALTAAQAVPAGTTLAASRGPAGHAHAAAPTPDTPEARAAVAQAIDGVTPDSVGLSAGLPMPFFLEYAFPPLTLATLWIILPYALTLAAVGLIESLMTLALVDEITETRGQGNRECVGQGIANMVCGLFGGMGGCAMIGQSLINVNSGGRGRLSGIVAAVCLLMFVLFLAPWIEMIPMAALVGVMFMVVIGTFEWASLRMARKIPMADYFVMVLVAGYTAVMHDLATAVVLGVVASALVFAWQHAKHIGADIKHNEFGSKIYQLHGPLFFASTASFKDLFDPKNDPEDVVIDFYYTRVYDQSGLEAISALADKYEAQGKRLHLTHLSPECRRLLNRAGDLVEVNLSEDPQYHVATDRIEPLLSLKA, from the coding sequence GTGCTCAACCTGTTCCGCCTGCAAGAACGCAACGTCAAGAACGACGTCCTCTCGGGCCTCACCGTCGCCCTGGCGCTCGTGCCCGAAGCGGTCGCCTTCGCGTTCGTCGCCGGGGTCTCGCCCATCATCGGGCTTTACTCTGCGTTCTTCATCGGGCTGCTGGCCTCGATCTTTGGGGGTCGTCCCGGAATGATCTCGGGCGCCACCGGCGCCATGGCGGTGGTGGTGGTGTCGCTGGTGGGGGTGCACGGCATCGAGTACTTGTTCCCCGCGGTCATGCTGTGCGGGGTGCTGCAGGTGCTGGCCGGGTTCGGGAAGCTGGGGATGCTGATCCGCATGGTCCCCCACTCGGTAGTGCTGGGCTTCGTGAACGGGCTGGCGATCGTGATCTTCATGGCGCAGTTCGGCAGCTTCCAAACTATCAACGGCTTGGGCCGGCTCAGCTACATCCAGGGCCCCGCGCTGTGGATCATGGCCGGGCTCACCGCGCTCACGATGGCCATCATCTGGCTGCTCCCCAAACTCACCCGCGCCGTGCCGGCGTCGCTGGCCGCCATCTTGGTGGTGACGGGGTTGTCGGTCGCCCTCAACCACTCTCTCGACCCGGGCCTAGCGGCAGAGAACCAGCCGCGCGTGGTGCTGACCGTCGGAGACATGCTGTTGACCAACGCCAAGGCCCAAGCCGCCGACGAGGCGCTCACCGCAGCCCAAGCGGTTCCAGCCGGCACGACGCTCGCTGCATCGCGTGGGCCGGCCGGTCACGCCCACGCCGCGGCGCCGACGCCCGACACCCCCGAGGCGCGGGCCGCTGTGGCGCAAGCCATCGACGGCGTCACGCCCGACTCGGTCGGCCTGAGCGCCGGGCTGCCGATGCCGTTCTTCTTGGAGTACGCCTTCCCGCCGCTCACGCTCGCCACGCTGTGGATCATCCTTCCCTACGCGCTCACCCTCGCGGCGGTCGGGCTGATCGAGAGCCTGATGACCCTCGCCCTGGTCGATGAGATCACCGAGACCCGCGGCCAGGGGAACCGCGAGTGCGTCGGCCAAGGGATCGCCAACATGGTCTGCGGCCTGTTCGGCGGCATGGGGGGCTGCGCCATGATCGGCCAGTCGCTGATCAACGTGAACTCCGGAGGCCGTGGCCGGCTGTCCGGCATCGTGGCCGCCGTGTGCTTGCTGATGTTCGTGCTGTTCCTGGCGCCGTGGATCGAGATGATCCCGATGGCGGCGCTGGTGGGCGTGATGTTTATGGTGGTGATCGGCACGTTCGAGTGGGCGTCGCTGCGGATGGCCCGCAAGATCCCCATGGCCGACTACTTTGTGATGGTGCTGGTGGCCGGCTACACGGCCGTGATGCACGACCTGGCGACCGCCGTGGTGCTGGGGGTGGTCGCCTCGGCGCTGGTGTTCGCGTGGCAGCACGCCAAACACATCGGGGCCGACATCAAACACAACGAGTTCGGCAGCAAGATCTACCAGCTCCACGGCCCGTTGTTCTTCGCCTCGACCGCGTCGTTCAAGGACCTGTTCGACCCCAAGAACGACCCCGAAGACGTGGTGATCGACTTCTACTACACCCGCGTGTACGACCAGTCGGGACTCGAGGCGATTAGCGCCCTGGCCGACAAGTACGAGGCGCAGGGCAAGCGGCTGCACCTGACGCACCTCAGCCCCGAGTGCCGCCGGCTATTGAACCGCGCGGGCGACCTGGTAGAGGTGAACCTCTCCGAAGACCCGCAGTACCACGTAGCCACCGACCGGATCGAGCCGCTGCTAAGCCTGAAGGCCTAA
- a CDS encoding sulfite exporter TauE/SafE family protein: protein MTRFMRLWPWLLWLAAFYAVWLYLVFGQGRWADVTEHWPIALAMALGSYVAGSTPMGGGTVGFPILVLLFDLPAKLGRDFSFAVQSIGMVSAAFFILSRRQTLAWGALRGAMLGSLIGTPVGMYWIAPLIPGLWIKVLFAVVWASFGLLHLYRINEIAGRHGHATRISDGGFGMGLIVGLASGATVAAVTGVGIDMVLYGALVLLLHTDLKIAIPTSVVIMAFVSVLGITIKAATGTVTPGVYENWLAAAPVVALGAPLGALVVDLIGRKPTLLFVSVLCVGQFVWTCFHERATLGVTGVAASMAGVVVCLLGFEALRAWGNRLVERRGAAEPALAMEQA, encoded by the coding sequence ATGACTCGATTCATGCGCTTGTGGCCCTGGCTGTTGTGGCTGGCGGCGTTCTACGCGGTTTGGCTCTACTTGGTCTTTGGCCAGGGACGCTGGGCCGACGTCACCGAGCACTGGCCCATCGCGTTGGCGATGGCGCTGGGGAGCTACGTGGCGGGCTCGACCCCGATGGGTGGCGGCACGGTTGGGTTCCCGATCTTGGTGCTGCTGTTCGACCTGCCGGCCAAGCTGGGACGCGACTTTAGTTTCGCGGTGCAGTCGATCGGCATGGTGAGCGCCGCTTTTTTCATCCTCTCGCGGCGCCAGACGCTGGCGTGGGGGGCGCTACGCGGCGCGATGCTGGGCTCGCTCATCGGGACCCCTGTCGGGATGTACTGGATTGCGCCGCTGATCCCCGGGCTGTGGATCAAGGTGCTGTTCGCGGTAGTGTGGGCCAGCTTCGGCCTATTGCACCTGTACCGCATCAACGAGATCGCGGGCCGCCACGGCCACGCCACCCGCATTAGCGACGGCGGGTTCGGCATGGGCCTGATCGTCGGCCTGGCGTCGGGCGCCACCGTCGCCGCGGTCACCGGCGTGGGGATCGACATGGTGCTGTACGGCGCGCTGGTGCTGCTGCTGCACACCGACCTGAAGATCGCCATCCCGACGTCGGTCGTGATCATGGCGTTCGTTTCGGTGCTGGGGATCACGATCAAGGCCGCCACGGGAACCGTCACCCCCGGGGTGTACGAGAACTGGCTCGCGGCCGCGCCGGTGGTGGCGCTGGGCGCCCCGCTGGGGGCGCTGGTGGTCGACCTGATCGGCCGCAAGCCGACGCTGCTGTTCGTGTCGGTGCTGTGCGTAGGGCAGTTCGTGTGGACCTGTTTCCACGAACGCGCCACGCTGGGCGTGACGGGGGTGGCGGCGTCGATGGCGGGGGTGGTGGTGTGCCTGCTTGGCTTTGAGGCGCTGCGGGCGTGGGGGAACCGGCTGGTGGAAAGGCGCGGGGCGGCGGAGCCGGCGTTGGCGATGGAGCAAGCGTGA